The genomic region AACGCAAGGCAGCATTTTTGCGCACCTGCAAAAGGTCCAGCAGCTTTTCAGGTTGCAACACATCTTCTGGAAAGGTCACCAACCCCATGTGTACAGCAACCCCTTCTGTTTGCTGGGATTCAAGGGCCTGCAGGAGCCTCTCGCAGGTCCTTTCCCCATCCACTTTGATGGTGCCGGGCAGCATCAGCACAAATTCGGTGTTGCTGAAGCGGAACACCACATCAGAAGCCCGCAAGGTGCTTTTCAGAACCGCATGGATGTCTCTGGCCTGATGGTCTGACAGGGTACCATTCTGGTGGATGTCCAGCAGGCACAAAGACAGGGCACCCAGTTCTCGGGTGGCCCGGGCGCTTTCCTCATGCAGGCGTGAGGAAAAAAGGGCTTTGCTGTAAGCACCCGTGACCGGGTCATGGATGAGGTTGTCCACATCCAGCACATTCAAGGGATTCGGTTCATCCATCATTTGTCACGTCCTTGTTCAAGAAATGGGTGAAGCATCAAAACTGGGGGGACCAGGAGGTGTACCCACAGTGTATAAAAAATGCCACCCTGCAAACAGGCGAACAAGGCCCGGGTAAGCGCAAAGTTGCTGTCAGGCCATGCCAACACAAAGTAGCCATCAGCCATCAGCGTTCAGCCGTCAGCCATAAGGACAGTTTTCTGGCTGCCCTTTGAAGGGAAAGTCTGAGTGGCGTTCCGTTTGTGTCTTTTTGTTTTGCTGTTTGCAAAAGCCTTTTGGTGAGCTTTTTACTGAAAGCTGATGGCTGATCGCTGAACGCTTTTTCAAGTGACATGCCAAAAGTCAGACTTGAGGCTGACCCTGACAACAGGGCTTTCCTCCCCAATTTCACATCCCCTGTGGTGTTAAAGTGAGATGAAATGGATGTCCTGGAAAAAGCCCTGAACGGAGAACGCCTCTCACACGCAGAGATTGTCTCCCTGTACCATCTGCCCCTCGGGGATGTGGCTGCTGTGGCCCACCAATTGCGCCTCAGGCGGTCGGATCCACAGGTGGTCACCTTCCTGATCGACCGCAACATCAACTACACCAACGTGTGCAATGTGGCCTGCAACTTCTGTGCGTTTTACCGCACCAAACGCCAGTCCGATGCTTACACGCTGGATTACGAGCACATCTCCCAGAAAATCCGTGAGCTTGAAGCAGTGGGTGGCACCCGCATCCTGATGCAGGGTGGGGTCAACCCCGAGTTGCCTTTCGATTACTACACGGGTTTGCTGCGCCACATCAAAGCCCACCATCCCACCATCCGCATCGAGGCCTTCAGCCCTGAAGAAATCCTCGGGTTCGAGAAGTTCTTTGACATGACCGCCGATGAAATTCTGGACCGCCTGATCGAGGCTGGTCTTGACGGTTTGCCCGGTGCAGGGGGCGAGATTCTCGAAGACGACGTGCGGGCGAAAGCGGCACCTGCCCGCATCCGCACCTTTGACTGGTTCCGCATTCTGGACATCGCCCAGAGAAAAGGCCTGTACACCATCTCCACCATGGTGATCGGTTTTGGCGAGACGTTGGAGCAGCGGGCCAGCCACCTGATCAAAATCCGCGATCAGCAGGACAAAGCCTTGCAGGAACATCAAAACGGTTTTGCTGGTTTTGCCATGTGGACTTTGCAAACCGAAAACACCCGTCTGGCAGGAAAAGCCCCCGGCGCAACGGCTTACGAGTACCTGCAAAACCTTGCGGTGAGTCGGATTGCTTTGGACAACCAGCCAAACATTCAGGCTTCCTGGCCTGCACAGGGCTTCAAAGTGGCCCAGACGGCACTGTTCTATGGGGCCAACGATGTGGGTTCAACCATGCTGGAAGAGAACGTGGTGTCTGCTGCCGGAGGTCACACCCGCCATCAGGCCACCGTGCGTGAACTGATCCGCATCATCCACGATGCAGGGTACAAACCTGCCCAGAGAAACAGCCACTTTCAGGTCATCAAGCCGATTGATGCTGTGGCTTTCCTTGAACAACCTGCCCATCCTGTCTGAGTTGGTTGGCACAGTTTGAAATGCCTGTCCCTCCAAATTCTGGAGGGATTTTTGCTGTCTTCAGATTTCAGGAAATCTTGCTTTCTGGCATCCAAAAACATTTTTAAAGTGAAATATGCCTCTCAAATGCACAGAAGTCCCTGACGATGCCTTGATCTGGCGGTACATGGATCTGGCCAGTTTTCTGTTTTTGTTGCAGAGGTCACAGTTGGCCCTCAGGCGGGTGGACACCTTTGAAGACCATTTTGAAGGACACCTTCCAAAGGCTCTGGAATTGCAAGTCAAAGATCAGGAATCGCGCCAGAAGCAACTGGAAACCCGTCTGGCTTTGCATTACATGAGGCAACACACCCATGTGGTGTGCTGGAACGTTTCAGAGCAGGAATGCTATGCGATGTGGAAGATTTATGGCCGTGAGCAAAACAGCGTGTGCATCAACACCACCGTTCACCGCCTGAAAACCGCCATGAAAGCCGTGGACCAGAGGATGGATCTGGTGAAAATCCATTACATCGACATGACCGCCAACAACATCGAATCGGAAGTGCGGGTCAACAACGTCAATTTCAAGGACATCAGTTTTCAGTATGAACAGGAGGTGCGCTTGCTGGCCAACTGCATTGAACCCTCAGAAATGGAAAGCTACACCCATTCCAGACACAGCGCTCTGGAAGATTTCGAGCCTCCCATCTTTCAGGCGTTTGATGTGGACCTTGATGCCCTGATCCAGAACATTTACGTGAACCCCAATGCCGGAGAACACCTCCCAGAGATCATCCACAACCTGTGCGAAACCTACCACGGGGACATCCAGTTGCAGGACCGCTTGCAGCCTTCACGTTTTCTGTGGGAACCCGAGTTCTGACGGTCAGGTGGATGGTCAGGTCAACTCTGGAACCTGGGCCAGTTCACGGATGGGCAGACGAATGGTGAATGTGGATCCCTTGCCGATGGCGGAGTCCACCAGAATTTCGCCCCCGTGTGCCTTGACCAGTTCTTTGACGGTGTGAAGCCCGAGCCCGGTCCCTTTGACCTCCCGGATGGCCGGGTTGTTGCTGCGAAAAAAGCGCCCGAACAGCCTTCTCTGGTCTTCTTCAGAGAGGCCCACCCCATGGTCTTGCACACTCAGGCAAACATCGTCCCCTTCGGTTCTGAGTTTCACCTGCACTTCGGTGTGCGGACTGGAGTATTTGACGGCATTGGACAGCAGGTTCAGGATGGCCCGGGTCATGGCCCGATCATCGATGTCCACAAACAGGGTGCGGGGCAGGTCCAGTTGCAGGGTCATGTGTTTTTCGGTGAACATGGGCGCAGCGACCGTGGCTGCACGACGCACCAGAGCAGCCAGATCCATCTCGCGGATGTCCAGAATGGCGGCCTTGGTGCGGGACACCATCAAGAAGTCATCAATCAAATCTGCAATGCGGCGGGCTTCGGAGCGCATGATGCCCAGAATTTCTTTTTGTTCCTGTGTGGCGTCTGACTCCAGCAACTGTGAAAACCCGAGGATGCTGGTCAGTGGGCTTCTGAAATCGTGCACGATGGCTGCGGCCTGCTGGTCGTGCTGCTCCAACAGGTGGGTGAAGCGGTTGGTGGGGGTGATGGTGCCCACCAGTCCACCACTGGCCAGAGGCCGCAAGGTGATCAGGCCATTCTCGCTGAGGGATTCGTAGCTCCCCTGGCCTTGCAAGACCCTCTCCGTGCCTTCAGCGAGGTCTGGAAGATCGAAAAGTTCCTGCAGTTTGTTCAAAGCAGGGGCATCGCCCAGCAACCTCTGGGAGGAGGGGTTTTGCAAGGTGATCTGACCGCCTGCTTGTGCCAGAAACATGGGGGTGTCCACGTTGTCCAGCAACACCTGCAATCTGGCCCGTTCCTGTGCCAGTTTTTCTTCGATTTCTTGCAGCAACTCCAGCCGTTTGAGGGGACTTCGCAAGGAGGCTTCTTGTCCATTGAACTGCTGGTTTAGACGGCGCAACTGGAGGGTGATCCCCTGTTGTACCTCTGCAAAAGCAAAAATCAGGCGCAAAAGCAGTCCTCCGGTCACGGCAATCAGCAGCGCAGAGAGGGGCAGGATCATGCCTTTCACATGCAAAAATCCTTGCAGGGCCAGCAAAAGCACCACCAGCACACCCACAGCCCTGCCACGCACCTGGGAGAGGGCCACCAGCAAGAAAGCCAGAGCCGTCACCACGCCCATGCCCCATGTGGGGAGGGTGGTGAATCCCCCTTTCAGCAGGGTGTGAACGGCTGTGGCCTGTGCTTCTACACCTGCAATGGGCAGGGGATCTCCGAGCAGGTTGTTGCTGAACGGACTCAGCACCTGATCGCGCTCAATGCCTCCAGCCGTCACCCCAATGAGCACCACTTTGTTTTGCACATCCCCATAACGGAAATTGCCCCGAATCACCTCGGAAAAAGAAAGCTGTAAGAACCCCTGCCCTGGAGGGGCGTTGTACCGCAAGTATTGCTGGTTTTCCTTGGGCAGGACCGGCTGGCCTGTCTGCTGGACCAGTTGGGCTGCAAAGCCCGGATAGGTTTTCCCATCCGAGGCAAAAGTGTAGGCCGTTTGAAAACTGCGTGCAATGTTCCCCGAGGAGGTGTTCAGCAAAATGGCCCCATAAGTGGCGTTTTGCAATTCAGGATGGCGAGGCACCCGTTCACCAAACAACTCGGCGTCTGCAAGCACAATGCCAGGTTGTTGCATGCTCTGCACAAATTCCCTGTCCTGAGCTGAGCGCTCTGGAAAGAGGATGTCCAGTCCAATCGCGGATGCCCCTGCATCTTTCAAGTGGGAAATGGCCTGCACGTACATCCGGCGGTCCCAGCCGCTGATGCGGCCATACTGGGCAAGGGTGGACTCATCAATGGTCACCAGCACCACAGGACTGGGTTCTCGGGCAGGAAGGGTGCGGGTCCAGACGTCCCACAAACCATCATCCAGAGGTTTGAAAACATTGAAGCCCTGCAACACGAGCAGCAGCAGGGCCATGGGCAGCAGCCTGAGATTGCGGGAGGGGTTCACAAAGGCAATCAGGCTTTTGAATGCTGCTGTTCTCATATGGAAAGCATTGTGTCACATGCATGCTTGCAGAAATATGACGGGCATCATCCAACACAAACAGGATTGATGTACCATCAAGAACATCTGCTTTGCACGTCTTTTGATGATGGTGCACATTTTGATGATTGCACCGAGAGCGCGACCTGCAAGAAAGCCAAACCCATGCCTGAACACACCTTTTCCAGACGCCTGAGCGTCGCACCCATGATGGACTGGACCGACCGCCACGACCGGTTTTTCCTGCGCCTGATCAGCCAGCACACCCTGATGTACACCGAAATGGTCACCACAGGGGCCATCCTTTTTGGGGATCAGGACCGCCACCTCGGGTTTCATGCACAGGAACATCCCATCGCTGTGCAACTCGGAGGATCCAACCCCGAGGATCTGGCCCGCAGTGCCAAAATCTGCGAACAGTACGGCTACGACGAGATCAACCTGAATGTCGGTTGCCCGAGTGACCGCGTGCAGAATGGTTTTTTTGGGGCTTGCCTGATGGCCAAACCTGAACTGGTCCGTGATTGCGTGCAGGCCATGCAAGAGGCGGTTTCCATTCCTGTGACGGTCAAGCACCGCATTGGCATTGACGATCTGGACAGTTATGAACTGCTCTTGAAGTTCATTGAAACCGTGCATCAGGGGGGCTGTCACTCTTTCACGGTGCATGCCCGAAAAGCATGGCTCTCTGGCTTGAGTCCCAAGGAGAACCGGGAAATTCCACCCCTCAAGTACGACACGGTCTACCAGTTGAAAAAAGATTTCCCGGAGCTGGAAATCATCATCAATGGTGGCATTCTGGACCTTCAACAGGCCAAAATGCACCTTGAGCACATCGATGGGGTCATGATTGGCCGCGCAGCCTACCAGAACCCCTACATCCTTGCTCTGGCCGACCCCCTGATTTTCGATGACCCGAGACCTGCCAAAACCCGCCGCGAAATCCTCATGGAACTGATGGATTATGCGGCTCAGGAACTGGAAAAAGGGGTGTACATCAGCCGCATCACCCGTCACATCCTCGGGTTGTTTCAGGGCAAACCGGGAGCCAGAGCCTTCAAACGCCACATCAGTGAACAGTCGTTCAAACCCGGCGCAGGCGTTGAAGTGCTGCAACAGGCCATGGATCTGGTGCCAGATTTTGTGCTGGATGAGCGTCCAGAGCTGGCAAACGTTCCTTTGCAATAGAGTTTGAGGTCGTTCCTGGGCTTCCCGGTCTAGAACAGCCAAAATTGTGCACGATGCATTCGGGCTGGATCGGGTTATGATGGTCCACCATGAATCCCCGAGTGCAACTTCCATTGGTCCTGACCATCGGGGTGCTGGCGGTGTCCTGTGCTGCAGTGATCATCCGCTTTGCCTCCAACGCGCACCCCGAGCACACCCCCCTGTTCAGTCTGGTGATCGCAGCAGGACGCTTGACCATCGCCTCTCTGGTGCTTTTGCCTTTCACCCTGCAAGGCCTAAAGAAACACACCATTTCTGGAAGGGCATGGGGCTTCATGCTGGCTTCCGGTGTGATGCTGGCCCTGCATTTCATGACTTGGATCACCTCCCTGAGTTACACCAGCATCGCCTCCAGCACCGCTCTGGCCACCACCACGCCTGTCTGGGTGGCTTTGATCTCATGGTTTTTCCTGAAAAGCCCGCCCACCTTGCAGACCATTGTGGGCATCACCGTGGCCCTTGGCGGAGGGGCTCTGGTGGCTTTTGGGCAGGAGGCCACCTCCACAGCCCCCAACCCCCTGTTGGGCAACCTGCTGGCCCTGATTGGGGCGATGTGTGCTGGAGCGTACTTCATGCTGGGCAGGCAGGCCCAACAACTCGGGGTGCCCACCCAGCTTTATGCAGGATTGGCATATGGGGCTGCTGCACTCACCTTGCTGCCCATGCCTCTGGTGTTCGGCGTGGGGTATCAGGCCCCTCTGGAAGCGTATTTCTGGATTGCCATGCTGGCCCTGATTCCGCAACTGATCGGGCACACCAGTTTCAACTGGGCCATGAAACACATGAACCCCACACTGGTCACCCTCTTGATCCTGCTGGAGCCGGTGGGGTCCAGTTTGCTGGCCATGCTGTTTTTCCGTGAATATCCCGGCCTGCAAGTGATTCTGGGAGGAGTGGTTTTGCTGCTTGGTGTGGCTGTTGCCTCTTTCCCCACCCGCTCCAGAGCAGGTGCTGCTTATTGACCCTTGGGGAATTTGATGAAGTTTTGGACGGTTCAGAGGCCGAAAAACTGCTGGAAAAGTTTGACCCTCTTTTGTTCCCAGGTCCCCATATTCCAGCGGAATAACTGTCCCTCATGAAACATGGCACTTACACCTGACGTCAGCACCAGATCTGCTTCC from Deinococcus misasensis DSM 22328 harbors:
- the dusA gene encoding tRNA dihydrouridine(20/20a) synthase DusA, with translation MPEHTFSRRLSVAPMMDWTDRHDRFFLRLISQHTLMYTEMVTTGAILFGDQDRHLGFHAQEHPIAVQLGGSNPEDLARSAKICEQYGYDEINLNVGCPSDRVQNGFFGACLMAKPELVRDCVQAMQEAVSIPVTVKHRIGIDDLDSYELLLKFIETVHQGGCHSFTVHARKAWLSGLSPKENREIPPLKYDTVYQLKKDFPELEIIINGGILDLQQAKMHLEHIDGVMIGRAAYQNPYILALADPLIFDDPRPAKTRREILMELMDYAAQELEKGVYISRITRHILGLFQGKPGARAFKRHISEQSFKPGAGVEVLQQAMDLVPDFVLDERPELANVPLQ
- the mqnC gene encoding cyclic dehypoxanthinyl futalosine synthase; this translates as MDVLEKALNGERLSHAEIVSLYHLPLGDVAAVAHQLRLRRSDPQVVTFLIDRNINYTNVCNVACNFCAFYRTKRQSDAYTLDYEHISQKIRELEAVGGTRILMQGGVNPELPFDYYTGLLRHIKAHHPTIRIEAFSPEEILGFEKFFDMTADEILDRLIEAGLDGLPGAGGEILEDDVRAKAAPARIRTFDWFRILDIAQRKGLYTISTMVIGFGETLEQRASHLIKIRDQQDKALQEHQNGFAGFAMWTLQTENTRLAGKAPGATAYEYLQNLAVSRIALDNQPNIQASWPAQGFKVAQTALFYGANDVGSTMLEENVVSAAGGHTRHQATVRELIRIIHDAGYKPAQRNSHFQVIKPIDAVAFLEQPAHPV
- a CDS encoding DUF2971 domain-containing protein, translated to MPLKCTEVPDDALIWRYMDLASFLFLLQRSQLALRRVDTFEDHFEGHLPKALELQVKDQESRQKQLETRLALHYMRQHTHVVCWNVSEQECYAMWKIYGREQNSVCINTTVHRLKTAMKAVDQRMDLVKIHYIDMTANNIESEVRVNNVNFKDISFQYEQEVRLLANCIEPSEMESYTHSRHSALEDFEPPIFQAFDVDLDALIQNIYVNPNAGEHLPEIIHNLCETYHGDIQLQDRLQPSRFLWEPEF
- a CDS encoding DMT family transporter: MNPRVQLPLVLTIGVLAVSCAAVIIRFASNAHPEHTPLFSLVIAAGRLTIASLVLLPFTLQGLKKHTISGRAWGFMLASGVMLALHFMTWITSLSYTSIASSTALATTTPVWVALISWFFLKSPPTLQTIVGITVALGGGALVAFGQEATSTAPNPLLGNLLALIGAMCAGAYFMLGRQAQQLGVPTQLYAGLAYGAAALTLLPMPLVFGVGYQAPLEAYFWIAMLALIPQLIGHTSFNWAMKHMNPTLVTLLILLEPVGSSLLAMLFFREYPGLQVILGGVVLLLGVAVASFPTRSRAGAAY
- a CDS encoding CHASE2 domain-containing protein yields the protein MRTAAFKSLIAFVNPSRNLRLLPMALLLLVLQGFNVFKPLDDGLWDVWTRTLPAREPSPVVLVTIDESTLAQYGRISGWDRRMYVQAISHLKDAGASAIGLDILFPERSAQDREFVQSMQQPGIVLADAELFGERVPRHPELQNATYGAILLNTSSGNIARSFQTAYTFASDGKTYPGFAAQLVQQTGQPVLPKENQQYLRYNAPPGQGFLQLSFSEVIRGNFRYGDVQNKVVLIGVTAGGIERDQVLSPFSNNLLGDPLPIAGVEAQATAVHTLLKGGFTTLPTWGMGVVTALAFLLVALSQVRGRAVGVLVVLLLALQGFLHVKGMILPLSALLIAVTGGLLLRLIFAFAEVQQGITLQLRRLNQQFNGQEASLRSPLKRLELLQEIEEKLAQERARLQVLLDNVDTPMFLAQAGGQITLQNPSSQRLLGDAPALNKLQELFDLPDLAEGTERVLQGQGSYESLSENGLITLRPLASGGLVGTITPTNRFTHLLEQHDQQAAAIVHDFRSPLTSILGFSQLLESDATQEQKEILGIMRSEARRIADLIDDFLMVSRTKAAILDIREMDLAALVRRAATVAAPMFTEKHMTLQLDLPRTLFVDIDDRAMTRAILNLLSNAVKYSSPHTEVQVKLRTEGDDVCLSVQDHGVGLSEEDQRRLFGRFFRSNNPAIREVKGTGLGLHTVKELVKAHGGEILVDSAIGKGSTFTIRLPIRELAQVPELT
- a CDS encoding GGDEF domain-containing protein, with product MMDEPNPLNVLDVDNLIHDPVTGAYSKALFSSRLHEESARATRELGALSLCLLDIHQNGTLSDHQARDIHAVLKSTLRASDVVFRFSNTEFVLMLPGTIKVDGERTCERLLQALESQQTEGVAVHMGLVTFPEDVLQPEKLLDLLQVRKNAALRSGSGNFVSVGLE